The following are encoded together in the Pseudovibrio sp. M1P-2-3 genome:
- the icmT gene encoding IcmT/TraK family protein, with protein MANWQYTYKTPKFFVFDVRIGLVIALSLFSINWFTITIDILALGFGWYAEHIGLGVMGTLRSIRCFFTGRHRYPVPYHMRREFADFGYTSQYQPKSEPINLKPISMDN; from the coding sequence ATGGCAAACTGGCAGTATACTTACAAAACTCCCAAGTTTTTTGTGTTTGATGTTCGCATTGGTTTGGTTATAGCACTGAGCTTGTTTTCTATAAATTGGTTCACCATCACAATTGATATTCTTGCTCTGGGTTTCGGTTGGTACGCTGAACATATAGGGCTTGGAGTGATGGGAACACTAAGATCTATCAGGTGTTTTTTTACAGGCAGGCACCGTTATCCGGTGCCCTATCATATGCGCCGTGAATTCGCTGATTTTGGGTATACAAGTCAATATCAACCTAAGTCAGAACCAATCAATCTCAAACCAATTTCTATGGATAATTAA
- the parM gene encoding ParM/StbA family protein, with amino-acid sequence MQFEDKNCPVIAVDDGYAQTKVYGFLPDGQEVKMCIRSTVRQGRFGLGAIGGGGMIGMYETENGPYTVSDNIPSVSTEFNEFHYSTNNRVLVNHALISAGFGGQKVNVISGLPVANYFKDAERNDELIARKVGNLSQAITPANKEVEIAQINEVQVGCQAVAAWVDYALDDQFKPKVDLKGDVAVVDIGGRTTDIATVVSGEHIDHARSGSINKGVLSVYEALQNQLRKKFDIEDDFSLAVLNAAVRNNRIDLWGKSQDVTKEVTEAVRMQQSQIGQAIQRNLGSGASFKKVLFVGGGSALFREIVEAYKQNGTVEADPEYSNVRGLYKYAMYQARETEDESV; translated from the coding sequence ATGCAATTCGAAGATAAAAACTGCCCGGTGATCGCGGTAGATGATGGGTATGCTCAGACAAAAGTTTATGGTTTTCTACCTGATGGCCAAGAAGTTAAAATGTGTATTCGATCAACTGTCCGCCAAGGCAGATTTGGATTGGGCGCCATTGGAGGTGGAGGTATGATTGGAATGTATGAAACCGAAAACGGCCCTTATACGGTATCTGATAACATTCCAAGTGTCTCGACAGAGTTTAATGAATTTCATTATTCGACAAACAATAGGGTGCTTGTCAACCATGCCTTGATTAGCGCAGGTTTTGGAGGACAAAAAGTTAATGTTATTTCAGGACTTCCAGTTGCCAACTATTTTAAAGATGCAGAACGCAACGATGAATTAATTGCACGAAAAGTTGGTAACCTCAGCCAAGCAATTACCCCTGCCAATAAAGAAGTAGAGATTGCACAAATCAATGAAGTACAGGTGGGCTGTCAAGCCGTTGCCGCATGGGTGGATTATGCTTTGGATGATCAATTTAAGCCAAAGGTTGATCTGAAGGGAGATGTGGCTGTGGTGGATATTGGCGGGCGTACCACAGATATCGCCACTGTTGTCTCTGGCGAACATATTGACCATGCCAGATCCGGATCCATTAACAAAGGAGTTCTCAGTGTTTATGAAGCCTTGCAGAACCAGTTGCGCAAGAAGTTTGATATTGAAGATGACTTTTCCCTAGCGGTTTTGAACGCAGCAGTACGCAACAACCGGATCGATTTGTGGGGTAAAAGCCAGGATGTTACCAAGGAGGTAACTGAGGCGGTTAGAATGCAGCAAAGCCAGATTGGACAGGCAATCCAACGAAATCTTGGCTCAGGGGCCAGTTTTAAAAAGGTTCTGTTTGTTGGTGGGGGCAGTGCATTATTTCGGGAGATCGTGGAAGCCTATAAACAAAACGGGACAGTTGAAGCCGATCCTGAATACTCAAATGTTCGCGGTCTTTACAAGTATGCCATGTATCAGGCGAGGGAAACAGAGGATGAGAGTGTTTAA
- a CDS encoding ATPase, T2SS/T4P/T4SS family: MARDLYGANAVGEVSSGKDLDPSYNINLDRYRRLRFRVNISGGRSGDGDGIQITLRSLPGSPPDLSDLEIEEDIINNFRPLNGMIWVTGPTGSGKSTLVASLLKDRLEDPEAHEKVLEYSSPIEYVYDEVEMPNSIVFQSHAGKHIKPREGSGESEFAYCVRNGMRRCPTIVNLGETRDTETMQAAVSIAQTGHLLISTLHTTSVADTLSRAINLFPYASQRANAHSILSTLRMVVCQILVPRKGGGQVGCREYLVFDRQVRDSFTAIDYGAWPAHARSLLLERRGRGQTMIDSGRKLLQQGRITPQTFEFIASV, from the coding sequence ATGGCGCGTGATCTTTATGGGGCGAATGCAGTCGGTGAGGTTAGTTCAGGTAAAGACCTTGATCCCTCCTATAACATCAATCTAGATCGTTATAGGAGGTTGCGGTTCAGGGTGAACATTTCTGGTGGCCGATCAGGGGATGGCGATGGTATTCAAATCACATTACGTTCCCTTCCAGGGTCCCCTCCGGATCTTTCGGACTTGGAAATTGAAGAAGACATCATCAATAATTTTCGCCCCTTAAATGGAATGATTTGGGTAACTGGACCAACTGGGTCGGGGAAGTCTACCTTAGTGGCCTCTTTATTGAAGGATCGCCTTGAGGACCCTGAAGCTCATGAGAAAGTTTTGGAGTATTCGAGCCCCATTGAATATGTGTACGATGAGGTGGAGATGCCCAATTCGATTGTCTTCCAATCTCATGCGGGCAAGCATATAAAACCCAGAGAAGGGAGTGGTGAGAGTGAGTTTGCTTACTGTGTCCGGAATGGTATGCGCCGCTGTCCAACTATCGTGAATTTAGGTGAGACCCGCGATACGGAAACCATGCAGGCAGCCGTTAGTATCGCGCAAACCGGTCACCTGTTGATCTCCACACTCCACACGACATCAGTGGCAGATACGCTCTCAAGAGCAATCAACCTGTTTCCATATGCCAGCCAGCGTGCAAACGCACACTCAATCTTAAGCACTCTGCGGATGGTTGTCTGTCAGATCTTGGTTCCGCGCAAAGGAGGGGGACAAGTTGGGTGCCGCGAATATTTAGTGTTTGATCGGCAAGTGAGAGATTCATTTACTGCGATTGATTATGGGGCATGGCCGGCACATGCTAGGAGTTTGCTTTTGGAGCGCCGTGGACGGGGGCAGACAATGATTGACAGCGGACGGAAGCTGTTACAGCAAGGCAGGATTACGCCGCAAACTTTCGAGTTTATTGCGTCTGTATAA
- a CDS encoding secretion/conjugation apparatus DotM-related subunit has protein sequence MAEGKDGGDQTEVVVIAILIAVIAGGWFFWQYARSVIIYPTFALDWVSVQIIDSVRGLGERGTSVLDFIESVFDGRQSAGQDVSWREYSFVRQSVGSITRWVYAPCILFMAVWVYLKMPGGRYARRFNLAGTTNGQESLADYQAKHWKVATSSLKFEPEGLGAKVAQQKTPMEWMRDNSVPLKDGVLDQSVAIGAFTHQLGARWRGFDEAPLTTKVVLILHILHLIRHPDALCERQKLSVACALQNSGEAEMKRLINTYSSDERIRKLLKKIGKYHAYEHTVVMGFARRAKTKVSLIPSSEFLWTKWYDRTLFYVLNNDGRPTYHIEAAGIVSHFKAETAVGRAIVDAKVDGAVDGLEFVMAREGIVDLEAYFNTPKDPDDLLL, from the coding sequence ATGGCTGAAGGGAAGGATGGGGGAGACCAAACGGAAGTTGTTGTGATTGCAATTCTAATTGCCGTCATAGCCGGTGGGTGGTTCTTTTGGCAATACGCTCGTTCAGTGATCATATATCCAACCTTTGCGTTGGATTGGGTATCAGTACAAATTATTGATTCAGTTCGTGGTTTAGGTGAGCGTGGCACGTCCGTTCTTGATTTCATAGAAAGTGTCTTTGATGGTCGGCAATCTGCTGGGCAAGATGTCTCGTGGCGTGAGTACTCATTTGTTCGTCAAAGCGTTGGAAGCATCACCAGATGGGTTTATGCACCTTGTATTCTATTTATGGCGGTCTGGGTTTATCTAAAGATGCCGGGGGGGCGATATGCCAGAAGATTTAATCTGGCCGGGACGACTAATGGCCAAGAAAGCCTTGCAGATTACCAGGCTAAACATTGGAAAGTTGCGACAAGCAGTTTAAAGTTTGAACCAGAGGGCTTGGGCGCAAAAGTGGCACAACAGAAAACCCCAATGGAATGGATGAGAGATAACTCTGTCCCATTAAAAGATGGCGTTCTTGATCAAAGCGTAGCCATCGGTGCGTTTACACACCAGTTAGGAGCCCGCTGGCGTGGATTTGATGAAGCGCCATTGACGACAAAAGTTGTGCTGATCCTCCATATTTTGCATCTAATACGTCATCCAGATGCCTTATGTGAAAGGCAGAAGCTGAGTGTTGCGTGCGCATTGCAAAACTCTGGAGAGGCGGAAATGAAGCGTCTCATCAATACATATAGCTCTGATGAACGCATACGTAAGCTTTTGAAAAAAATCGGCAAGTACCATGCCTATGAGCATACTGTTGTTATGGGATTTGCAAGACGGGCAAAGACGAAGGTTTCTCTTATTCCAAGTTCAGAGTTCTTATGGACTAAGTGGTATGACCGAACCTTGTTTTATGTCCTCAATAATGATGGGCGTCCTACTTACCATATTGAGGCTGCCGGAATTGTAAGTCACTTTAAAGCGGAAACAGCCGTTGGGAGGGCAATTGTTGATGCAAAAGTAGACGGAGCGGTGGATGGGCTAGAGTTTGTTATGGCCCGCGAGGGGATTGTGGATTTAGAGGCGTATTTTAATACGCCAAAAGACCCGGATGATTTGTTGTTGTGA
- a CDS encoding D-alanyl-D-alanine carboxypeptidase family protein, with product MWFRLFAFCVIALFCASKANAGPKLIMDLNTGEILSGERIDESWYPASLTKIMTAYLALSDIKSGKKNANGLVIFSKLAAEQPASKIGLPAGYGLPLESALRLLLTRSANDVAVAIGEHLSGDLPSFIERMNTTAAAMGLSSTHFMTPHGLPATNQVTTAREMALLSRKVLMEFPEYMYLFSIKELQYNGKTLRNTNPLLYTYTGAIGLKTGYTCSSGYNLIAAARRGKHAFLSVMLGGISKKERYKETVQMLDSAFDGTYAPYRAPISKKVSSLHPVSLRTQICGARGKSIIPMNVKAVPIPNGKPLLTNGEIFRFASLAQRRETHLRQLIQGYSQMELYNSQNMTEYKSDHRRF from the coding sequence ATGTGGTTTCGTTTGTTTGCATTTTGCGTGATTGCTTTATTTTGTGCTTCCAAAGCAAATGCAGGGCCCAAACTAATCATGGACCTCAATACTGGGGAGATTTTATCGGGCGAGCGGATTGATGAAAGTTGGTATCCTGCATCCTTAACTAAGATAATGACCGCTTATTTGGCTCTATCAGATATAAAATCTGGCAAGAAAAATGCAAACGGGCTGGTCATATTCAGTAAGTTGGCTGCTGAACAACCTGCAAGTAAGATAGGCCTTCCTGCAGGGTATGGATTACCGTTGGAGAGTGCCCTACGCCTTCTCTTGACAAGAAGTGCAAATGATGTGGCTGTTGCGATTGGAGAGCACCTAAGTGGTGATCTACCCTCGTTTATTGAGCGTATGAATACAACGGCTGCAGCTATGGGGCTGTCTTCAACTCACTTTATGACGCCCCATGGCCTTCCTGCAACAAATCAAGTCACGACCGCACGAGAGATGGCTCTATTATCAAGGAAAGTCTTGATGGAGTTCCCAGAATATATGTATTTATTTTCTATTAAAGAGCTGCAGTATAATGGGAAGACACTACGCAACACCAATCCCCTTTTATACACTTATACTGGGGCGATTGGCCTTAAAACAGGATACACCTGTTCTTCTGGATATAACCTTATAGCTGCTGCCCGAAGAGGGAAGCATGCTTTTTTAAGTGTAATGCTAGGTGGGATAAGTAAAAAGGAACGATATAAAGAGACTGTCCAAATGCTAGACAGCGCTTTTGATGGAACCTATGCCCCTTACAGGGCACCAATTTCCAAAAAAGTCTCTTCGTTACATCCAGTTAGCCTGCGAACACAAATATGTGGTGCTAGAGGCAAATCTATCATACCCATGAATGTAAAGGCGGTCCCTATCCCAAATGGAAAGCCACTCCTGACAAATGGCGAGATTTTTCGCTTTGCCAGCTTGGCTCAACGCCGTGAAACGCATTTACGCCAGCTCATTCAAGGCTATTCTCAAATGGAACTTTATAACTCACAGAATATGACGGAATATAAGAGTGATCATCGGCGGTTTTAA